A region of Nostoc sp. 'Peltigera membranacea cyanobiont' N6 DNA encodes the following proteins:
- a CDS encoding DegT/DnrJ/EryC1/StrS family aminotransferase has translation MSEKIQSIPIAKPWMGEAEAEAASRAIMSGWVTQGPEVAAFEQEFAAYVGANHACAVSNCTTALHLALLAVGVKPGDEVITVSHSYIATANSIRYCGAIPVFVDIEPQTYNINPMLIEDVISDRTRAILIVHQIGMPCDLKAILDIAHRYDLPVIEDAACAIGSEILWDGNWEKIGKPHGDIACFSFHPRKVITTGDGGMLTTNNLEYDKQFRLWRQHGMSIPDTVRHGAKQVIFESYPMLGYNYRMTDIQAAVGREQLKRLPEIVERRRYLAQQYQEKLADVVGLKLPTQPNWAKSNWQSFCVRLTEKYDQVQVMQEMLDAGISTRRGIMCAHRESAYKIEPWSCGVEPKSCDCEVVKCDRLWESEQAQDCTVLLPLFHQMTQQEQDYVVKVLKIACQI, from the coding sequence ATGTCTGAGAAAATCCAATCTATTCCGATCGCTAAACCTTGGATGGGGGAAGCTGAGGCTGAAGCAGCTAGCCGTGCAATTATGTCTGGCTGGGTAACACAAGGCCCAGAAGTTGCCGCCTTTGAGCAAGAGTTTGCAGCTTACGTAGGCGCAAACCATGCTTGTGCTGTCTCCAATTGCACCACAGCATTGCATTTAGCCCTATTAGCTGTAGGTGTGAAACCTGGGGATGAAGTGATTACCGTCAGTCATTCTTATATTGCCACTGCCAACAGTATTCGCTACTGCGGTGCAATACCAGTGTTTGTGGATATTGAACCACAGACATACAACATCAATCCGATGTTAATTGAGGATGTGATTAGCGATCGCACTCGTGCTATCCTGATTGTCCACCAGATTGGGATGCCTTGCGACCTCAAAGCCATCCTGGATATTGCTCACCGCTACGATTTACCAGTAATTGAAGATGCAGCTTGTGCGATCGGTAGTGAAATTCTCTGGGATGGAAACTGGGAAAAAATTGGCAAGCCGCATGGGGATATCGCCTGCTTTTCCTTCCACCCCCGCAAAGTCATCACCACAGGTGATGGTGGAATGCTTACTACCAACAACCTCGAATATGACAAACAGTTTCGCCTGTGGCGGCAACATGGGATGAGCATCCCCGATACTGTCCGCCACGGTGCAAAACAGGTAATATTTGAGTCATATCCCATGCTCGGTTACAACTACCGCATGACTGATATTCAAGCAGCAGTCGGGCGAGAACAACTTAAACGTCTTCCAGAAATTGTGGAACGCCGACGTTACTTGGCACAGCAATACCAGGAAAAACTAGCAGATGTGGTGGGATTAAAGTTACCGACTCAGCCCAATTGGGCAAAGAGTAACTGGCAGAGTTTTTGTGTCCGGCTCACAGAGAAATACGACCAGGTACAAGTGATGCAGGAAATGCTAGATGCAGGCATTTCCACGCGACGCGGCATCATGTGCGCTCACCGTGAAAGTGCTTATAAAATCGAACCTTGGTCATGTGGAGTTGAGCCAAAATCTTGTGACTGTGAAGTTGTCAAGTGCGATCGGCTTTGGGAGAGTGAGCAAGCACAAGATTGTACTGTCCTGCTACCCCTATTTCATCAGATGACTCAACAGGAACAGGATTATGTGGTGAAGGTTTTGAAAATAGCTTGTCAGATTTAA
- a CDS encoding glycosyltransferase, producing MIKIANDALRLLIEKESHLLEQNFEVFRSLVGQTRDFLQRRDYNTAAVYAQIAALYANGKHCGLFSSPELEHILLTIGQKAIRNKRDINKSTSSPATPKKVLHVATSVMSIGGHSRMLWRWIQQDTERSHSLVLTQQGLNKVPQILRDAVNNSHGKIYILNERIGSVLSWAKQLREIAATADLVVLHIHNYDVIPIIAFANKEQSPPIIFLDHADHLFWLGTGVSDVVVNLRMSGMNLAQKRRGIASERNVLLPIILEPTHRMLSHTAAKQQLGLNESSIVLLSIARAVKYKTIDGITYIDAHIPLLKQYENAILIVVGPGNREDWSDAIQRTQGRIKVYEEREDTAVFYQAADIYVDSFPFVSNTSLLEAGSYGLPLVTRHPYSDASEILGADMPGLTGNLIRVADIDEYTTVLSHLVEDKEFRLSLGEETRKKIAVTHWGDNWQRQLNDVYVHAMTLPSLTVNSVPKDQIFLGEPDVFLPHIYGWNIDFDWLIQFNLQLMPLNQRLRHWLKFVKKHGVRNRLSLLLPEWFKLNYYSRFRSLFPF from the coding sequence ATGATAAAAATAGCTAACGATGCACTTAGGCTTTTGATAGAAAAAGAAAGTCACCTTTTGGAACAAAATTTCGAAGTGTTTCGTAGCCTAGTTGGACAGACGAGAGACTTTCTACAAAGACGCGATTATAATACAGCCGCAGTGTATGCACAAATAGCAGCCTTATATGCCAATGGAAAACATTGCGGTCTTTTTAGCAGCCCAGAGCTTGAGCATATTCTCTTAACAATTGGACAAAAGGCTATACGCAACAAACGAGATATTAATAAAAGTACTTCCTCACCTGCAACACCAAAAAAAGTACTCCATGTGGCTACTTCTGTAATGTCCATTGGTGGTCATTCCAGGATGCTTTGGCGGTGGATTCAGCAAGATACTGAGCGTTCTCATTCACTGGTGTTAACGCAGCAAGGGCTGAACAAGGTGCCCCAAATCCTCAGAGATGCTGTGAATAATAGCCACGGCAAGATATACATCCTTAATGAAAGAATCGGCAGTGTTCTCTCTTGGGCAAAACAACTAAGAGAAATTGCTGCAACCGCAGATTTGGTTGTACTGCATATACATAATTACGATGTGATTCCGATTATTGCTTTTGCTAATAAAGAGCAATCTCCCCCAATTATATTTTTGGATCACGCCGACCACCTCTTTTGGTTGGGAACTGGTGTTAGCGATGTTGTTGTAAATCTCCGCATGTCTGGTATGAACCTAGCTCAAAAGCGCAGAGGCATTGCATCAGAACGTAACGTACTGCTTCCAATAATTTTGGAGCCTACTCACAGAATGCTTTCTCATACAGCAGCAAAACAACAGCTTGGTCTTAATGAAAGCAGTATTGTATTACTCTCTATTGCTAGGGCAGTTAAGTATAAAACCATAGATGGGATCACTTATATTGATGCACATATTCCATTGTTAAAGCAATATGAAAATGCAATCCTAATTGTAGTTGGGCCAGGTAATAGAGAAGATTGGTCAGATGCCATCCAGCGAACACAAGGAAGAATAAAAGTATACGAAGAGCGCGAAGATACAGCCGTTTTTTACCAAGCTGCTGACATTTATGTTGACTCTTTCCCGTTTGTCTCTAATACATCTCTACTAGAAGCTGGAAGTTACGGTTTACCTCTGGTCACTCGCCACCCCTATTCTGATGCATCCGAAATCTTGGGAGCAGATATGCCCGGACTGACTGGTAATCTGATTAGGGTGGCAGATATTGACGAATACACAACGGTTTTGTCACATTTAGTTGAAGATAAAGAATTTCGTCTCTCCCTTGGGGAAGAGACCAGAAAAAAAATCGCGGTTACACACTGGGGAGACAATTGGCAACGTCAATTGAATGATGTATATGTTCATGCTATGACTTTACCTAGTTTAACTGTAAATTCAGTTCCAAAGGATCAGATATTTCTTGGTGAACCAGATGTCTTCCTGCCACACATTTATGGTTGGAACATCGATTTTGACTGGCTTATTCAATTCAATTTGCAGCTTATGCCTCTCAATCAACGCTTACGTCACTGGCTAAAATTTGTCAAAAAGCATGGTGTTCGCAATCGCTTAAGCCTTTTGTTACCTGAGTGGTTTAAATTAAATTACTACTCACGTTTCCGCTCTCTTTTCCCATTCTAG
- a CDS encoding N,N-dimethylformamidase beta subunit family domain-containing protein, translating to MTILFTNQVPSISNYTDSVPYELGMKFHSNTGGQINAIRFWKAPSETGTHMGKIWNATGTLLASVTFSNETASGWQSQALATPLNIQANTTYVVSVNVNSYYVATYDQLASSIVNGNLSSVADGSNGVFNGTPGAFPTGSYRNTNYFRDIDFVAASLPTITKTSGDNQTGAAGTALPNPLVVQVKNGAGNPQSGVTVNFAVTSGGGSVSPASAVTNASGQASTILTLGTVLGSTLPVTNAVSATAAGVGSVNFSATASPTGNTQVILTTQVPSIPNATDNVSYELGLKFRSAKGGQISAIRFWKAASETGTNIGKIWNATGTLLTSVTFSNETVSGWQEQFLETPVNIQANTTYVVSVNINAYYVATDNELVNSIVNGDLSTVADGNNGVYNTSPNSFPTSSYQNSNYYCDIAFVVGSNLVKISGDNQIGATGAALPNALVVQVVNAQNNPQSGVTVSFAITNGGGSVSPTSAITNASGQASTILTLGSVPTAPGGVVVTATVEGIGSIAFSASATPANPNSIFLENLNPGTTNWKLDNRGSGEIAGYASATSVNKGGSLDIKVSLGQAGQYSIDVYRLGYYGGTGGRLIASSGPLNGTTQAACTLDPNTQLVECNWTTSYVLQVGSNWTSGIYIAKLTDQASSKIAHVWFVVRNDSSTADILFQSAVSCVLAYSTTGGHSLYSFNSVGGQRAYKVSYDRPFSQATYQESYEGDTPLRWEYNMVRWLESQGYDVTYTDNMQVHTNAQSLLNHKVFLSVGHDEYWSKEMRDHVEAARNTGINLGFFSANTCYWRVRFEDSTLAAGQVKPNRVMACYKQDWSLDAVAQQQGSSAATNKFRSVQNQRPENSLLGVMYGSDLDLYGGFNFVVSNSSDPYYANTGLQNGDQLALLVGYEWDFIVNNGSSPSGLVTLSQSPVQPASVLPNFDEPPGEEALPANQDFTKSHSTRYTASSGAKVFASGTIQWAWGLDSDGVSPAREDIRVKQITVNILADMGAKPQAPNANLIVP from the coding sequence ATGACTATCCTTTTTACCAATCAAGTCCCAAGCATTTCAAACTACACCGATAGCGTTCCCTACGAATTAGGGATGAAATTCCACAGCAATACAGGCGGACAAATTAACGCCATTCGCTTCTGGAAAGCCCCTAGCGAAACAGGAACGCATATGGGCAAAATATGGAATGCAACAGGAACGCTTTTGGCAAGCGTCACTTTTTCTAACGAGACGGCTTCTGGCTGGCAGAGTCAGGCTCTGGCCACTCCACTTAACATTCAAGCTAATACCACTTATGTCGTCTCTGTCAACGTAAACAGCTATTACGTAGCTACTTACGATCAGCTGGCCAGCTCCATCGTCAATGGGAATCTTAGCTCAGTAGCAGACGGTAGCAATGGGGTGTTTAATGGGACTCCGGGAGCCTTCCCAACCGGTTCTTACCGGAATACTAACTATTTTCGTGACATTGACTTTGTAGCTGCTTCCCTGCCTACGATTACAAAGACTAGCGGCGACAATCAGACTGGTGCAGCCGGAACTGCATTGCCCAATCCCTTGGTTGTTCAGGTCAAAAACGGTGCTGGAAATCCTCAGTCAGGGGTAACAGTGAACTTTGCCGTTACTAGTGGTGGGGGTTCGGTCTCGCCCGCAAGTGCAGTAACGAATGCTAGCGGTCAGGCTAGTACCATATTAACTTTGGGAACTGTCCTTGGCTCAACCCTACCTGTAACAAATGCTGTAAGCGCTACGGCTGCTGGAGTAGGTAGTGTTAACTTTTCAGCCACTGCTAGTCCGACAGGAAACACCCAAGTTATCCTGACAACTCAAGTGCCAAGCATTCCAAATGCAACTGATAACGTTTCCTATGAATTAGGTCTGAAATTCCGTAGCGCTAAAGGCGGACAAATTTCTGCCATCCGCTTCTGGAAAGCTGCTAGTGAAACAGGAACTAACATTGGCAAGATATGGAATGCAACGGGAACGCTCTTGACAAGCGTCACTTTTTCTAATGAGACAGTTTCTGGCTGGCAGGAGCAGTTTCTAGAAACGCCAGTAAACATTCAAGCCAATACCACTTATGTCGTCTCTGTCAACATAAACGCCTATTACGTAGCCACTGATAATGAACTGGTCAACTCTATAGTTAATGGCGATCTTAGCACAGTAGCAGATGGCAATAATGGGGTGTATAACACAAGTCCGAATTCTTTCCCAACTAGTTCTTATCAGAATAGTAACTACTATTGCGACATTGCCTTTGTCGTCGGCAGTAACTTAGTTAAAATCAGTGGAGACAATCAGATCGGTGCGACTGGAGCAGCTCTGCCTAACGCCCTTGTAGTGCAAGTCGTAAACGCGCAAAATAATCCTCAGTCAGGGGTCACGGTGAGTTTTGCCATTACTAATGGCGGAGGATCGGTGTCGCCCACTAGTGCAATAACTAATGCTAGCGGTCAAGCAAGCACAATCTTGACATTGGGATCGGTGCCCACTGCCCCTGGAGGAGTAGTAGTTACAGCGACGGTAGAAGGTATCGGCAGTATAGCCTTCTCAGCTTCAGCAACTCCAGCAAATCCCAATTCCATATTTTTGGAAAACCTAAATCCTGGCACTACTAACTGGAAGCTTGACAATCGAGGTAGTGGTGAAATCGCTGGCTATGCCTCGGCGACCAGTGTCAATAAAGGGGGATCTTTGGACATTAAAGTTTCTCTTGGACAAGCTGGACAGTATAGCATCGATGTGTATCGCTTGGGCTACTACGGTGGCACGGGCGGCAGGCTGATAGCAAGCAGTGGCCCGCTCAATGGTACGACTCAAGCTGCCTGTACTCTAGATCCAAATACCCAGCTAGTTGAGTGTAACTGGACAACCTCATACGTTTTGCAGGTAGGTAGTAACTGGACTAGCGGTATTTATATCGCCAAGCTGACTGACCAGGCAAGTAGTAAAATAGCGCATGTGTGGTTTGTCGTCCGTAATGACAGCAGCACTGCTGATATTTTATTCCAGAGCGCTGTTTCTTGTGTCCTAGCCTATAGCACGACAGGTGGGCACAGCCTGTACAGCTTTAACAGCGTTGGTGGTCAGAGAGCTTATAAGGTTTCCTATGACCGACCATTTTCCCAGGCAACTTATCAAGAATCCTATGAAGGCGACACACCTCTGCGATGGGAATACAATATGGTGCGCTGGCTGGAATCTCAAGGTTACGATGTGACCTACACTGACAACATGCAGGTTCACACCAACGCACAAAGTTTGCTCAATCACAAAGTATTCTTGTCAGTGGGTCACGATGAGTACTGGTCTAAAGAAATGCGCGATCATGTCGAAGCTGCTCGTAATACAGGAATTAATTTGGGATTTTTCTCTGCCAATACTTGTTATTGGCGAGTGAGATTTGAAGATTCTACCCTTGCTGCTGGGCAAGTAAAGCCCAACCGGGTAATGGCGTGCTACAAACAAGATTGGTCATTGGATGCAGTCGCCCAACAGCAAGGGTCATCAGCAGCCACAAATAAATTCCGCAGCGTCCAAAACCAGCGGCCGGAAAACTCCTTGTTAGGAGTCATGTACGGTAGTGACCTCGATCTCTATGGTGGTTTTAATTTTGTTGTCAGTAACAGCAGCGATCCTTACTATGCAAACACGGGACTCCAGAATGGGGATCAACTGGCTCTGTTAGTGGGCTATGAGTGGGATTTTATCGTTAATAACGGGTCTAGTCCTTCTGGTCTCGTCACCTTGTCTCAGTCACCAGTCCAGCCCGCTAGCGTATTGCCAAACTTTGACGAACCGCCTGGAGAAGAAGCCCTCCCTGCCAACCAGGATTTTACCAAATCACATTCAACCCGCTATACAGCTAGTAGTGGGGCTAAAGTCTTCGCCTCCGGTACCATTCAGTGGGCATGGGGACTAGACAGTGATGGCGTAAGCCCAGCTCGGGAAGATATTCGCGTCAAGCAAATAACCGTCAATATCCTAGCAGATATGGGAGCTAAACCCCAGGCACCCAATGCAAACCTCATTGTTCCTTAA
- a CDS encoding Gfo/Idh/MocA family protein — protein MANIINIGVIGYGYWGPNLVRNFVEMPGVQVRTVSDFNPELLAKVQARYPAIQVTKDCRDIFIDPKIDAVAIATPVSTHFELALAALQAGKHVMVEKPMTTTSEQAMRLIEEAEKRNLVLMVDHTFVYTGAVRKMHDLIATNSLGDIYYYDSVRVNLGLFQHDVNVIWDLAVHDLSIMSYLLPSQPYAVSATGISHVPGEPENLAYLTLFFEKNLIAHINVNWLAPVKIRRTLIGGSQRMIVYDDLEPSEKVKIYDKGITVNGNSESVYQMMIGYRTGDMYSPKLDMTEALKTEGLHFIDCIEKGDRPITDGKAGLRVVRILEAASQSLKQQGRLIELNVAEVAA, from the coding sequence ATGGCAAATATCATTAATATCGGTGTCATCGGCTATGGTTATTGGGGCCCGAATCTGGTAAGAAATTTTGTAGAGATGCCAGGAGTTCAGGTTAGAACAGTCAGTGATTTTAATCCAGAACTATTGGCAAAGGTGCAAGCTCGGTATCCCGCTATCCAAGTTACAAAAGATTGTCGAGACATATTTATAGATCCTAAGATTGATGCTGTAGCGATCGCCACACCAGTTTCAACTCACTTTGAATTAGCTTTAGCTGCCTTGCAAGCTGGTAAACACGTGATGGTAGAGAAGCCAATGACAACTACCTCCGAGCAAGCAATGCGGCTGATTGAAGAGGCAGAAAAACGCAACCTAGTGTTAATGGTCGATCACACCTTTGTGTATACGGGTGCTGTCCGCAAGATGCACGATTTGATTGCCACTAATTCCTTGGGTGATATTTACTACTATGATTCTGTCCGCGTCAACCTGGGACTTTTTCAGCATGATGTGAATGTCATCTGGGATTTGGCAGTCCACGACCTCTCAATCATGAGCTACCTATTGCCATCCCAGCCTTATGCTGTCTCCGCTACAGGCATCAGCCACGTTCCTGGAGAACCAGAAAATCTCGCCTATTTGACCTTATTCTTTGAAAAAAATCTCATTGCTCACATTAATGTCAATTGGTTAGCACCAGTAAAAATCCGCCGCACATTGATTGGTGGTAGTCAACGGATGATTGTTTACGATGACTTAGAACCCAGTGAGAAAGTCAAGATTTACGATAAGGGGATTACAGTCAACGGCAACTCCGAAAGCGTGTACCAAATGATGATTGGTTATCGCACAGGGGATATGTACTCACCCAAGTTAGATATGACAGAAGCCTTGAAAACAGAAGGATTGCACTTCATTGATTGTATTGAAAAAGGCGATCGCCCCATTACTGATGGAAAAGCAGGACTGCGGGTAGTCAGAATTCTCGAAGCTGCATCCCAATCTCTCAAGCAGCAAGGCCGACTAATTGAACTGAATGTGGCAGAGGTAGCAGCATGA
- a CDS encoding acyltransferase: MSDPGKIKIVTAIHGLQPEKLDPDFEIQLAEYLNTQYEQKSLIELYARFATSDGDFDGLMRRTIWRAVARKFGHNIRIGNGVAFKHLETFEIGNQVFIGSQSYIQGRFDGTCIIGNHVWIGPQSYFDARNLIIEDYVGWGPGAKVLGSSHTGLPIDVPIIQTDLEIKSVKVETGADIGMNAAILPGVTIGRGSIVGAGAVVTKDVPPYAIVAGVPAKFLRWREGYEPSKEEYAK, translated from the coding sequence ATGTCCGATCCAGGTAAAATTAAGATAGTCACAGCTATCCACGGCTTACAACCAGAAAAGCTAGACCCTGACTTTGAAATTCAACTAGCAGAATATTTAAATACTCAATATGAACAAAAATCATTAATCGAATTATATGCCCGCTTTGCTACCAGTGATGGCGACTTTGACGGGCTAATGCGGCGAACTATTTGGCGGGCGGTAGCACGTAAATTCGGACATAATATTCGGATTGGCAATGGCGTAGCTTTTAAGCATCTCGAAACCTTTGAGATTGGGAACCAGGTGTTTATTGGCTCACAAAGCTATATTCAGGGAAGGTTCGATGGTACTTGCATCATTGGGAACCATGTTTGGATTGGCCCACAGAGCTACTTTGATGCCCGTAATTTAATCATTGAAGATTATGTGGGATGGGGCCCAGGTGCAAAAGTACTCGGTTCATCACACACTGGATTGCCGATTGATGTTCCCATCATCCAAACAGACTTAGAAATTAAATCAGTAAAAGTGGAAACAGGAGCCGATATTGGCATGAATGCGGCGATCCTACCTGGGGTAACAATTGGCCGAGGCAGCATTGTTGGTGCTGGTGCAGTTGTAACCAAAGATGTACCACCTTATGCGATCGTCGCTGGTGTCCCTGCTAAGTTTTTACGCTGGCGGGAAGGATATGAACCATCAAAGGAAGAATATGCAAAATAA
- a CDS encoding SDR family NAD(P)-dependent oxidoreductase produces the protein MQNKRILITGGAGLVGSHIADLLVKEGVSEIIVLDNFTRGQLKNLAWAKENGPLVIVEGDIRDQKLLGEVMQGVDIVFHQAAIRITQCAEEPRLALEVLADGTFNVLEAAVKAGVKKVIAASSASIYGMAEEFPTTESHHPYNNRTLYGAAKVFNEGLLRSFYDMYGLDYVALRYFNVYGPRMDIYGVYTEVLIRWMERIATGQPPLIFGDGKQTMDFVYIEDIARANILAAKADVTDDVFNIASHVESSLNDLAYSLAKVMGSDLQPEYGPERKVNPVARRLADVSKAKQLLGFEAQVSLEEGLRRLVSWWREQKLAKEASNV, from the coding sequence ATGCAAAATAAACGAATTTTAATTACAGGTGGTGCAGGTTTAGTTGGTTCCCATATTGCCGATTTATTGGTAAAGGAAGGAGTTTCAGAGATTATTGTTCTAGATAACTTCACCCGTGGACAACTGAAAAACCTTGCTTGGGCAAAAGAAAATGGCCCTTTAGTAATTGTAGAAGGCGACATTCGGGATCAAAAACTCTTGGGTGAAGTCATGCAAGGCGTGGATATAGTCTTTCACCAAGCAGCAATCCGCATTACCCAATGTGCCGAAGAACCGCGTTTGGCATTAGAAGTTTTGGCAGATGGTACTTTCAATGTGTTGGAAGCAGCAGTGAAAGCTGGGGTAAAAAAGGTAATCGCTGCCTCATCAGCCTCGATATACGGCATGGCGGAGGAGTTCCCAACCACCGAATCTCATCACCCATACAACAACCGCACTCTTTACGGTGCGGCAAAGGTCTTTAACGAGGGCTTATTACGCAGCTTCTATGATATGTATGGGCTGGACTATGTAGCATTACGCTACTTTAACGTCTACGGCCCGCGTATGGATATTTACGGTGTATACACGGAAGTATTGATTCGCTGGATGGAGCGCATTGCAACAGGTCAGCCACCACTGATTTTCGGTGATGGCAAACAGACAATGGACTTTGTATATATCGAAGACATTGCCAGAGCGAATATCTTAGCTGCCAAAGCTGATGTTACTGATGATGTGTTTAATATTGCCAGCCATGTGGAAAGCAGCCTGAACGACCTAGCCTATAGTTTGGCTAAGGTGATGGGGTCAGATTTACAGCCAGAATATGGCCCAGAACGCAAAGTCAACCCCGTGGCCCGCCGACTGGCAGATGTGAGCAAAGCCAAACAATTGCTGGGTTTTGAGGCGCAGGTATCTCTAGAAGAAGGATTGCGTCGGCTAGTGAGTTGGTGGCGCGAACAGAAATTGGCAAAGGAAGCAAGCAATGTCTGA
- a CDS encoding glycosyltransferase family 4 protein, with product MKIAFVSTNGFAPWGGSEELWSQTAIRMSQQGFTVVVSIKGWTNEAKQVSEMEASGCIVVRRWYNKSRIQKLVSRLYNSDSEFGFIDQFRPELVIISQGDNTDGLNCMEACLERSIPFVVITQVATESMWPCDEVVIRLAKAYTKAEQCFFVSHANLKLTEKQLTVKIENAKVIRNPFKVSYETKLSWPEENRNFKLACVARLDPLAKGQDLLLELFKKNKWKTRPLEISLFGNGSNSQSLRELKILWNLENVHFYGLVNNIESIWQTHHALILPSRFEGLPLAVVEAMLCARPCIVTDVGGNSEVIQDEVNGFIAAAPKLEFLDEALERAWQKRDSWYEIGQTAAIKIRDLIPRDPIEVFVNELKILVK from the coding sequence ATGAAAATTGCCTTCGTTTCTACTAATGGATTTGCCCCTTGGGGAGGAAGTGAAGAACTCTGGTCTCAAACTGCTATACGCATGAGCCAGCAAGGATTTACTGTGGTTGTAAGCATTAAAGGATGGACAAATGAAGCAAAACAAGTATCAGAGATGGAAGCTTCTGGTTGTATAGTTGTACGCCGATGGTACAACAAAAGCCGTATCCAAAAACTTGTATCTAGACTATACAACTCTGATAGTGAGTTTGGATTTATCGATCAATTTAGGCCTGAACTAGTCATCATATCTCAAGGTGATAACACTGACGGGCTAAATTGTATGGAAGCCTGCTTAGAGAGAAGTATTCCTTTTGTTGTGATTACTCAAGTTGCGACAGAGAGTATGTGGCCATGTGATGAAGTAGTCATAAGATTAGCTAAAGCTTATACAAAAGCAGAACAGTGCTTTTTCGTATCACATGCTAACTTGAAGCTCACAGAAAAGCAGTTAACAGTCAAAATTGAGAATGCGAAAGTTATTAGAAATCCCTTTAAAGTTTCTTATGAAACAAAACTTAGTTGGCCAGAAGAAAACCGAAATTTTAAGTTAGCTTGCGTAGCTCGTCTAGACCCTTTAGCTAAAGGACAAGACTTGCTATTAGAACTTTTTAAAAAAAATAAATGGAAAACTAGACCTCTTGAAATATCCCTTTTTGGCAATGGCTCCAATTCACAGTCTTTACGTGAATTAAAAATACTTTGGAATTTAGAAAACGTGCATTTTTATGGTTTAGTTAATAATATTGAGTCTATTTGGCAAACCCATCATGCTTTGATATTACCCTCACGTTTCGAGGGTTTACCTCTTGCGGTAGTTGAAGCTATGTTATGTGCGCGTCCCTGTATTGTGACGGATGTAGGTGGTAATAGTGAAGTAATTCAGGATGAAGTTAATGGATTTATAGCAGCAGCTCCTAAATTAGAGTTTCTAGATGAGGCTCTAGAACGGGCTTGGCAAAAAAGAGATTCTTGGTACGAAATAGGACAAACTGCTGCAATTAAAATCAGAGATTTAATACCAAGAGATCCGATTGAGGTGTTTGTAAATGAATTAAAAATATTAGTGAAATGA
- a CDS encoding DegT/DnrJ/EryC1/StrS family aminotransferase: MIPFVDLKTQYLSIKDEIDTAVLKVLASTQFVLGNEVKAFEEEFASYCNADYGIAVNTGTSALHLALLAAGIGAGDEVITVPFTFVATTAAICYTGATPVFVDIDPVSYTIDVTQIEKAITERTKAILPVHLYGQPADMEPILNIARRHGLAVIEDAAQAHGAEYKGQRVGSIGDIGCFSFYPGKNLGAYGEGGMAVTNNPEYAQTMGMLRDWGQERRYHHVLKGYNYRMDGIQGAILRVKLRYIEAWTEARRTHAAHYDQLLAESGVGIPAVMPYSRHVYHVYAVRSPQRDALQQSLQEQEIQTGIHYPIPVHLQAAYSDLGYKTGDFPHSEAASSQVLSLPMYAELSTESQTQVAKAVISLT; the protein is encoded by the coding sequence ATGATTCCATTTGTAGACCTAAAAACTCAATACCTGAGTATTAAAGACGAAATTGATACTGCTGTTTTGAAAGTACTTGCAAGTACGCAATTCGTTTTGGGCAATGAAGTTAAAGCCTTTGAAGAAGAATTTGCCAGTTACTGCAATGCAGATTATGGCATTGCTGTCAATACAGGTACTAGCGCCCTCCATTTAGCATTACTAGCAGCTGGCATTGGTGCTGGTGACGAAGTGATTACCGTGCCTTTCACCTTCGTTGCGACCACAGCAGCAATTTGTTATACCGGAGCCACACCTGTTTTCGTAGATATCGATCCTGTTTCCTACACAATAGATGTCACCCAAATTGAAAAAGCAATAACCGAACGCACCAAAGCGATTCTCCCCGTGCATTTGTACGGACAACCAGCAGACATGGAGCCAATTTTGAATATTGCTCGCCGTCATGGTTTAGCCGTTATAGAAGATGCAGCCCAAGCTCACGGGGCTGAGTACAAGGGGCAGAGGGTAGGTAGTATCGGTGATATTGGTTGTTTTAGTTTTTACCCTGGTAAGAATTTAGGGGCTTACGGTGAGGGAGGTATGGCAGTCACCAATAATCCTGAATATGCCCAGACTATGGGAATGCTACGCGACTGGGGTCAAGAACGCAGGTATCACCATGTATTGAAAGGTTACAACTATCGCATGGATGGCATCCAGGGAGCGATTTTACGGGTGAAGTTACGCTACATCGAAGCCTGGACAGAAGCCAGAAGAACACATGCAGCCCACTATGACCAACTTTTGGCAGAATCTGGTGTTGGTATACCTGCTGTGATGCCTTACAGCCGTCACGTTTATCATGTCTACGCGGTGCGATCGCCTCAGCGAGATGCCCTACAACAAAGTCTGCAAGAGCAGGAAATTCAAACAGGTATCCATTACCCAATTCCTGTCCATCTCCAGGCAGCATACTCTGACTTGGGTTATAAAACTGGAGATTTTCCGCACTCAGAAGCAGCATCTAGCCAAGTTTTATCCCTGCCTATGTATGCAGAACTCAGCACAGAGTCACAAACTCAGGTTGCCAAAGCCGTAATTAGCTTAACATAA